The following are encoded in a window of Congzhengia minquanensis genomic DNA:
- a CDS encoding SoxR reducing system RseC family protein — protein sequence MEQIGIVERIEGKQAVVTVARASACGENCAHCKGGCTPTKVQARVENGAGAKPGDLVKLETSTAHVVHASLILYFVPCLFAIFGAVAASNLFHSTAVAAVCAGAAFFACFAVIKLFDKKIAPVSNITKIIKRVDGR from the coding sequence ATGGAACAGATTGGAATTGTAGAACGAATTGAAGGGAAGCAGGCGGTGGTTACTGTTGCGCGTGCCTCAGCCTGCGGCGAAAACTGCGCCCATTGCAAGGGCGGCTGCACGCCTACGAAGGTGCAGGCACGGGTGGAAAACGGCGCCGGGGCAAAGCCGGGCGATCTGGTGAAGCTTGAAACCAGCACGGCGCATGTGGTGCATGCTTCGCTCATTTTATATTTTGTGCCCTGTTTATTTGCAATCTTTGGCGCAGTTGCGGCAAGCAATTTGTTTCACAGCACCGCTGTGGCGGCAGTTTGTGCCGGAGCGGCTTTTTTTGCCTGTTTTGCGGTGATAAAACTATTTGACAAGAAAATAGCGCCTGTTTCAAACATTACAAAAATTATAAAGCGTGTAGACGGGCGTTAG
- the whiA gene encoding DNA-binding protein WhiA, with translation MSFTTDVKNELCTIKYEKRCCMRAHLAGLAGFCGAVVRENGKDCFKMRTENAAIARRAYTLMKELFGFKAELSTAGKICAITVARGAQTVLAELGFASGGIVKFTADPFVVHDDCCKTAFLAGAFLGGGYVKTPKNGYHFEIKTHYRTLSRDLAEIIEEMGFEPKQVMRKSEYVVYMKQSDTISDLLAQMGATDAMLELCNVKILKDVRNNITRKVNCDTANITKAADAAAVQLRAIYKIQAKLGLEALPEPLEQAARLRMENPEANLTELGQMMAPPISKSGVNHRLKKIIHMAEELPDT, from the coding sequence ATGTCATTTACAACCGATGTAAAAAACGAACTGTGTACGATAAAATATGAAAAACGGTGCTGCATGCGGGCCCATCTTGCGGGATTAGCCGGTTTTTGCGGCGCTGTGGTGCGGGAAAACGGAAAAGACTGCTTTAAAATGCGCACAGAAAACGCCGCCATTGCCCGCAGGGCCTATACCTTGATGAAAGAGCTGTTTGGGTTTAAGGCAGAGCTGTCAACGGCTGGCAAAATTTGCGCAATTACAGTGGCCCGCGGCGCGCAAACGGTTTTGGCAGAGCTTGGCTTTGCTTCCGGCGGCATTGTGAAATTCACTGCCGACCCCTTTGTGGTGCACGACGACTGCTGCAAAACCGCGTTTTTGGCAGGAGCATTTCTGGGCGGCGGATATGTGAAAACACCCAAAAACGGCTACCACTTTGAAATTAAAACCCACTACCGCACCTTAAGCCGGGATTTGGCAGAAATTATCGAAGAAATGGGCTTTGAGCCGAAGCAGGTGATGCGCAAGTCGGAATATGTGGTATATATGAAGCAGAGCGACACAATCAGCGACCTGCTGGCGCAAATGGGCGCAACAGACGCCATGCTGGAGCTGTGCAATGTAAAAATTTTAAAAGACGTGCGCAACAACATTACCCGAAAGGTAAACTGCGACACGGCCAACATCACCAAAGCCGCCGACGCGGCGGCGGTGCAGCTCCGGGCCATTTATAAAATTCAGGCAAAGCTGGGGCTTGAGGCCCTGCCTGAGCCTTTGGAACAGGCGGCTCGGCTGAGAATGGAAAACCCCGAGGCAAATTTAACCGAGCTGGGGCAGATGATGGCGCCGCCCATCAGCAAGTCTGGCGTAAACCACAGGCTGAAAAAAATTATCCACATGGCGGAGGAATTGCCGGATACATAA
- the polA gene encoding DNA polymerase I produces MEKLLILDANSIVNRAFYAVRLLTTKEGAHTNAIFGFLNILFKYMDEIRPDYIAAAFDLPQPTFRHEMYDGYKATRHKMPDELAEQIPVLKEVLSAMNIKIYEKPGFEADDVIGTAARVCTEENVCCCVLTGDRDDLQLASQNVLIHLVTTRMGNTSTEVFDDKKVQEKYGVTPEEFIDLKAIMGDSSDNIPGVRGIGEKGATALIQAFHSVDGIYENLNSDKITNAIRKKLEAGKSDAYMSKNLATIDRNVPIDIVIPETKVAPYDTGALFDLFTRLEFRSFIKKLELTPEKDAPETEADIFEHAAFESVSDKNRLKELLNQDNICFLPDRIEDKIAFCTDKQHGFSADIAGNEDIWKAFLESPQKKCTHSLKDTLVFFSKLGIDAKNIDFDTAIAAYLLEPSRRSYDIEGLAADFLHITLEESDEGGTQLSLESALSDDGDTALMKKALAVLALKEYEIEQMERQEVNELFATIEMPLVYVLASMEEIGFTVDQKRLTEFGKILSAEQDNLTQEIYELAGHEFNINSPKQLATVLFDELGLKSKKKTKSGYSTNAEVLEKLRFAHPIVDKILEYRKISKLNSTYVDGLMAVIDKKTGKVHSSFNQTVTVTGRISSTEPNLQNIPVRTELGREMRRMFVAESEEYVLVDADYSQIELRVLAHIAGDENMIEAFRSGFDIHASTAAKVFGVSPDSVSGEMRSAAKAINFGLVYGMGEFSLSQDLHISLKEAKAYIDDYLGSYPNVKKYMKDTVDFAKEYGYVKTMFGRRRDIPELKSSNYQTRSFGERAAMNTPVQGTAADIIKLAMINVSRRLKQENLKSRLILQVHDELIVEAEKTEVDQVCRILKTEMENAASLLVPLKVDMQTGHSWYDTK; encoded by the coding sequence ATGGAAAAGCTTTTGATATTGGACGCAAACAGCATTGTAAACCGGGCGTTCTACGCGGTCCGGCTCCTTACTACGAAAGAGGGGGCGCACACCAACGCAATTTTTGGATTTTTAAATATTTTGTTTAAATATATGGACGAAATCAGGCCCGACTACATTGCAGCAGCTTTTGACCTGCCGCAGCCCACGTTCCGCCACGAGATGTATGACGGATATAAGGCCACGCGGCACAAAATGCCCGACGAGCTGGCGGAACAAATTCCTGTGCTAAAAGAAGTTTTATCCGCAATGAACATAAAAATTTACGAAAAGCCGGGCTTTGAGGCAGACGACGTTATCGGTACCGCCGCCCGGGTTTGCACAGAGGAAAATGTGTGCTGCTGTGTGCTCACAGGCGACCGGGACGATTTGCAGCTTGCCTCTCAAAACGTGCTCATTCACTTGGTTACCACTCGTATGGGGAATACCTCCACCGAGGTGTTTGACGACAAAAAGGTGCAGGAGAAATATGGCGTTACCCCCGAAGAGTTCATCGATTTAAAGGCCATTATGGGCGATTCCTCCGACAACATCCCCGGCGTGCGGGGCATTGGTGAAAAGGGTGCAACGGCGCTGATTCAGGCGTTTCATTCCGTAGACGGGATATATGAAAATTTAAACAGCGACAAAATTACAAACGCAATCCGCAAAAAGCTGGAGGCGGGGAAAAGCGATGCATATATGAGCAAAAACCTCGCTACCATTGACCGGAACGTGCCGATTGATATTGTTATTCCCGAAACCAAGGTTGCGCCGTATGACACAGGTGCGTTGTTTGACTTGTTCACGCGGCTGGAGTTTCGCTCATTCATTAAAAAGCTGGAGCTGACGCCGGAAAAGGACGCGCCGGAGACCGAAGCAGATATATTTGAACATGCCGCGTTTGAGTCGGTTTCAGACAAAAACAGATTGAAAGAACTGTTAAATCAGGACAATATTTGCTTTCTGCCGGACAGGATTGAGGACAAAATTGCCTTTTGCACCGACAAACAGCATGGGTTCAGCGCAGACATTGCGGGAAATGAAGACATTTGGAAGGCGTTTTTGGAATCGCCGCAAAAAAAGTGCACTCATAGCCTTAAGGACACGCTGGTGTTTTTCAGTAAGCTGGGAATTGACGCAAAGAATATTGATTTCGACACGGCAATTGCCGCATATTTACTGGAACCCTCCAGAAGAAGCTACGACATTGAGGGGCTGGCCGCAGACTTTCTGCACATAACGCTGGAGGAAAGCGACGAGGGCGGTACCCAGCTTTCGTTGGAGAGCGCGCTTTCAGACGACGGCGACACGGCACTGATGAAAAAAGCCCTGGCGGTTCTGGCCTTAAAGGAATATGAAATAGAGCAGATGGAGCGGCAGGAGGTAAACGAACTGTTTGCCACCATAGAAATGCCGCTGGTGTATGTTTTGGCCTCAATGGAGGAAATAGGTTTCACGGTGGACCAAAAGCGTCTGACGGAGTTTGGAAAAATTCTTTCCGCGGAGCAGGACAATTTAACCCAGGAAATTTATGAGCTGGCGGGGCACGAGTTTAACATTAATTCCCCCAAACAGCTTGCCACAGTGCTGTTCGACGAGCTGGGGCTGAAATCGAAAAAGAAAACCAAAAGCGGATATTCCACCAACGCCGAGGTTTTGGAAAAGCTTCGGTTTGCGCACCCCATTGTGGACAAAATTTTAGAATACCGAAAAATCAGCAAGCTAAACTCCACCTATGTGGACGGGCTGATGGCGGTGATTGATAAGAAAACGGGCAAGGTGCATTCCAGCTTTAACCAGACGGTAACCGTAACGGGGCGTATTAGCTCCACTGAGCCGAATTTGCAGAATATTCCCGTGCGCACAGAGCTGGGCCGCGAAATGCGCCGCATGTTTGTGGCCGAGTCGGAAGAATATGTCTTGGTGGACGCGGACTATTCTCAAATTGAACTGCGTGTTCTGGCCCACATTGCCGGCGATGAGAACATGATTGAGGCGTTTCGCTCCGGATTCGACATTCACGCCTCCACAGCGGCAAAGGTGTTCGGCGTAAGTCCGGACAGCGTAAGCGGCGAAATGCGCAGCGCAGCAAAGGCCATTAACTTCGGGCTGGTTTACGGCATGGGGGAATTTTCCCTGTCACAGGATTTGCACATTAGCTTAAAAGAAGCAAAAGCGTATATTGACGACTATTTGGGAAGTTATCCCAATGTGAAAAAATATATGAAAGACACCGTGGACTTTGCCAAAGAATACGGCTATGTGAAAACCATGTTCGGCAGACGGCGTGACATTCCGGAATTAAAGTCTTCCAACTATCAAACCCGCTCCTTTGGAGAGCGGGCGGCTATGAACACCCCGGTTCAGGGCACCGCGGCAGACATTATTAAGCTTGCCATGATCAACGTGAGCCGGCGGCTGAAACAGGAAAATTTGAAATCGCGGCTTATTTTGCAGGTGCACGACGAACTGATTGTGGAAGCGGAAAAAACCGAAGTCGACCAGGTTTGCCGCATTTTAAAAACTGAAATGGAAAACGCCGCGTCCCTCTTGGTTCCTTTAAAGGTGGACATGCAAACGGGGCACAGCTGGTATGATACCAAATAA
- a CDS encoding FAD:protein FMN transferase codes for MKYAKYIIAVLALFLALSAFSFAPESHTESDFLLDTYVSITVYGRHGDKAAKAALARVRELDRLLNAFYPESDVAKINRAGANTPTAVSEECFHLLLRALSLCKQSDGAFDVTIKPVMDLWGFGSDNQRIPAQNELSAALDKVDFRFVSLNSADKTVTLLKEGMAIDLGGVAKGYCADEAAEVLKNEGAENFYLDFGGNVITKGEIPLGLSERLKHRAKTRPFVVGIQDPKGTRGNIFETITTEQAQTAIVTSGGYERYFEENGVNYHHILSPATGKQPQNGVLSVTVVGSQSETADALSTALFVLGPGGCEKFEGLFDEVLFVMDTGEVKKIYPRGEK; via the coding sequence ATGAAATATGCAAAATACATCATAGCGGTTTTGGCCCTATTCCTTGCGCTTTCCGCCTTTTCCTTTGCGCCGGAAAGCCACACGGAATCGGACTTTCTGCTGGATACATATGTTTCAATCACAGTTTACGGCAGGCATGGCGATAAAGCTGCAAAGGCGGCCCTTGCCCGTGTGCGCGAGCTGGACAGGCTGCTGAATGCCTTTTACCCGGAAAGCGATGTTGCAAAGATTAACCGCGCCGGGGCAAACACGCCCACGGCGGTGTCGGAGGAGTGCTTTCATCTGCTTTTGCGGGCGCTTTCCCTTTGCAAACAGTCCGACGGCGCGTTCGACGTCACCATAAAACCGGTAATGGACTTGTGGGGCTTTGGCTCAGACAACCAAAGGATACCGGCCCAAAACGAGCTCAGTGCTGCGCTTGACAAGGTAGACTTTCGGTTTGTTTCGCTTAACAGCGCAGACAAAACTGTCACCTTATTAAAAGAGGGCATGGCAATTGACCTGGGCGGCGTGGCAAAAGGATACTGCGCAGACGAAGCCGCAGAGGTTTTAAAAAATGAGGGCGCAGAAAATTTTTATCTGGATTTCGGCGGCAACGTGATAACAAAAGGCGAAATTCCTTTAGGACTTTCAGAACGGTTAAAGCACCGCGCCAAAACCCGGCCGTTTGTGGTGGGAATTCAAGATCCAAAGGGAACCAGGGGCAACATTTTTGAAACAATTACCACGGAACAAGCACAGACTGCCATTGTCACCTCTGGGGGCTATGAGCGTTATTTTGAAGAAAATGGGGTAAACTATCACCACATCCTAAGCCCCGCCACGGGCAAACAGCCGCAAAACGGCGTTTTGAGCGTAACGGTGGTTGGCTCGCAGTCGGAAACCGCCGACGCACTTTCCACCGCATTGTTTGTGCTGGGGCCCGGCGGCTGTGAAAAATTTGAAGGGTTATTTGATGAAGTGCTGTTCGTTATGGACACAGGAGAAGTGAAAAAAATTTACCCGCGAGGAGAAAAATAA
- a CDS encoding lytic transglycosylase domain-containing protein, whose protein sequence is MNKFIKFVIVLLGLAVLYLLAGTIAKMEYPVKHEVLVSKYAQEYGLSENFVYAVMKAESNFNHEAKSGKNASGLMQIMEPTGEWIAEKLGMKDFSKEQLLTPETNIEMGCFYLSYLLDMYGGDKKRALAAYNAGHANVDSWLLNKKYSKDGVGLDVIPYPETEKYVNLVLKNEKIYNYLYRK, encoded by the coding sequence GTGAATAAATTCATAAAATTTGTGATTGTGCTGCTGGGCCTTGCGGTGCTGTACCTGCTGGCGGGGACAATTGCAAAAATGGAATATCCCGTAAAACACGAGGTGCTGGTTTCAAAATATGCGCAAGAATATGGACTTTCAGAGAACTTTGTCTACGCCGTGATGAAAGCGGAAAGCAATTTTAACCATGAGGCAAAGTCGGGCAAAAATGCCTCCGGCCTTATGCAGATTATGGAACCCACAGGAGAGTGGATTGCAGAAAAGCTGGGCATGAAGGACTTTTCCAAAGAACAGCTGTTAACTCCCGAAACCAACATTGAAATGGGCTGTTTTTACCTCTCCTATCTGCTGGATATGTACGGCGGGGATAAAAAGCGCGCCCTGGCGGCCTATAACGCCGGCCACGCCAACGTGGATTCCTGGCTGCTGAACAAAAAATATTCCAAAGACGGCGTAGGGCTCGACGTCATTCCATACCCGGAAACGGAAAAGTATGTGAATTTGGTACTGAAAAACGAAAAGATTTATAATTATCTCTACAGAAAATAG
- the coaE gene encoding dephospho-CoA kinase (Dephospho-CoA kinase (CoaE) performs the final step in coenzyme A biosynthesis.), translated as MKKIIGLTGPSGAGKSTVSNAFYTLGAHVIDADRVARFVVEKGKPALFEIETTFGEQVILPEGELNRPALAEIVFRSPEALHKLNLITHKYIIEEIQKEIEDAQEPCVVIDAAVLFESGLNELCHSVVCVTAERGLRLKRIMARDGLTIRQAQDRINAQNGDDFYVSRSDFHIENNGSSDALLAQAEHIFKGVCCE; from the coding sequence ATGAAAAAAATTATTGGGCTAACAGGCCCCAGCGGCGCGGGGAAAAGTACGGTGTCCAATGCATTTTACACGTTGGGCGCACACGTTATTGACGCAGATAGGGTTGCGCGTTTTGTGGTGGAAAAGGGAAAACCCGCGCTTTTTGAAATTGAAACTACCTTTGGCGAACAGGTGATTTTGCCTGAGGGGGAATTAAACCGCCCCGCCCTGGCAGAAATTGTGTTTCGTTCTCCGGAAGCGTTACATAAATTGAACCTGATTACGCATAAATATATTATTGAGGAAATTCAGAAGGAAATTGAAGATGCACAGGAACCGTGTGTGGTAATCGACGCGGCGGTGCTGTTTGAAAGCGGCTTAAATGAGCTTTGTCACAGCGTGGTGTGTGTTACCGCAGAGCGCGGTTTGCGCCTGAAACGGATTATGGCCCGTGACGGACTGACTATCCGGCAGGCGCAGGACAGGATTAACGCCCAAAACGGCGATGATTTTTATGTTTCCCGCAGTGATTTTCATATTGAAAACAACGGCAGCAGCGATGCGCTTTTGGCGCAGGCTGAACATATTTTTAAGGGAGTGTGCTGTGAATAA
- a CDS encoding DUF6062 family protein, with protein sequence MKETIYTIPLSESLEQDSECPFCYLENKLESEQIDYCLGPAMMEPDHRILSNTKGYCRRHMDQLAGAKRALPFALVLDTRMDEVIQTLEDARGTKKTGKKAGLFAKKEPGASRVAQAAAELTATCLVCERMEHTMSKFFYTFWYLYGKEPDFRKKVLSGKGFCLHHFKEVLNASEKHAGSRREEFLEELTSLELENLKRNKQEVHGFVKQFDYRSDKENWNGPKDAHLICAGKLSKF encoded by the coding sequence ATGAAAGAAACCATTTACACCATTCCGCTGTCGGAAAGCTTAGAGCAGGACAGCGAATGCCCATTTTGTTATTTGGAAAATAAGTTGGAGTCAGAACAGATTGATTATTGCCTGGGCCCGGCCATGATGGAGCCGGACCACCGGATTTTGTCCAACACAAAGGGCTACTGCCGCCGGCACATGGATCAGCTTGCCGGCGCTAAGCGGGCCTTGCCCTTTGCCCTGGTGCTGGACACGCGGATGGACGAGGTGATTCAAACGTTAGAAGACGCCCGGGGAACAAAAAAAACGGGCAAAAAGGCCGGGCTGTTTGCAAAGAAGGAGCCGGGCGCAAGCCGCGTGGCACAAGCCGCGGCAGAGCTGACTGCAACATGTCTTGTGTGCGAAAGAATGGAGCACACTATGTCGAAATTTTTCTATACGTTTTGGTACCTTTACGGCAAGGAGCCGGATTTCCGCAAGAAAGTGCTTTCCGGCAAGGGATTTTGCCTGCACCATTTTAAAGAGGTTTTAAACGCTTCTGAAAAGCACGCAGGCAGCCGGCGGGAGGAATTTTTAGAGGAGCTGACAAGCCTGGAACTTGAAAATTTAAAGCGGAACAAACAAGAGGTTCATGGGTTTGTGAAGCAGTTCGACTATCGAAGCGACAAAGAAAACTGGAACGGGCCGAAAGACGCACACCTAATCTGCGCAGGCAAGCTTTCAAAGTTTTAA
- a CDS encoding DNA gyrase/topoisomerase IV subunit A has translation MKKNYFTDQNVVNILENNFMPYAMSVIISRAIPEIDGFKPSHRKLLYTMYKMGLLTGEKTKSANVVGQTMKLNPHGDMAIYETLVRLTRDNGALLYPFVDSKGNFGMHQSRDMAFAAARYTNVKLDPICEELFRDIDKDTVDFVDNYDGLLKEPTLLPTAFPNILVNANQGIAVGMASNICSFNLTEVCDAEIAFLKNEKADLMAHLQAPDFSTGGQLIYKEADLKNIYETGRGSVRVRAVYQFDKKNNCIEITELPYTTTIEAVIDKIIDLVKQGKAREIADIRDETDKAGLKITIDLKRGTDADKLMAKLFKMTPLEDTFSCNFNVLINGSPRVMGVRELLSEWTAFRLNCVKRSLSFDLDKKNHRLHLLLGLEKILVDIDKAIAIIRNTEEESQVVPNLMEGFSIDMIQAEFIAEIKLRHLNKEYILKRLADIKDLKAEISNISKTLSSDLAVKKLIIKELTEISKKYGKPRKTQIIAEDDIEEVQEEHFIEDYNLRMYLTEQNYLKKVSLVSLRASNAHKLKEDDKFICEYECSNLDEALFFSDKANVYKMRICDLPDCKASALGEYLPNILGLSDERILYMAVTKDYSGFMMFAFQNGKIAKVPLKSYETKTNRKKLANAFYEKSPVADMRFLAGDTELVAFSSINKVLIFDTAKIAPKATRNSQGVQVLTPNKGSVLAKICTLDEVAFKDFEYYRTKNIPARGSYLKEEDLAGEQITLI, from the coding sequence ATGAAAAAGAACTATTTCACAGACCAAAACGTTGTAAACATATTGGAAAATAACTTTATGCCCTACGCCATGAGCGTGATTATATCCCGGGCCATTCCGGAAATTGACGGGTTTAAGCCCTCCCACAGAAAACTGCTTTACACCATGTATAAAATGGGGCTGCTCACAGGGGAAAAAACCAAGTCGGCCAATGTGGTGGGACAAACCATGAAATTAAATCCCCACGGCGACATGGCGATTTATGAAACCCTGGTGCGCCTGACCAGGGACAACGGCGCGCTGCTGTATCCTTTTGTAGATTCAAAAGGAAATTTTGGAATGCACCAATCCCGGGACATGGCGTTTGCCGCGGCGCGATATACCAACGTGAAATTAGATCCCATCTGTGAAGAACTGTTCCGCGACATTGACAAGGACACGGTGGACTTTGTGGACAACTATGACGGGCTTTTAAAAGAGCCGACTCTGCTTCCCACAGCGTTTCCCAACATTTTAGTCAACGCCAATCAGGGCATTGCGGTGGGCATGGCGTCGAACATTTGCAGCTTTAACTTAACCGAGGTGTGCGACGCGGAAATTGCATTTTTGAAAAACGAAAAGGCCGATTTAATGGCGCACCTGCAGGCGCCGGACTTTTCAACCGGCGGCCAGCTGATTTATAAAGAGGCAGACCTGAAAAATATTTATGAAACCGGCCGTGGCAGCGTTCGGGTGCGTGCGGTTTATCAGTTCGACAAGAAAAACAACTGCATTGAAATTACCGAATTGCCATATACCACCACCATTGAGGCGGTGATTGATAAAATTATTGATTTGGTGAAGCAGGGCAAGGCAAGGGAGATTGCCGACATCCGCGACGAAACGGACAAGGCGGGTCTGAAAATTACCATTGATTTAAAGCGCGGCACCGACGCGGACAAGCTTATGGCAAAGCTGTTTAAAATGACGCCGCTGGAAGACACGTTCTCATGTAACTTTAACGTGCTGATTAACGGATCGCCGCGGGTGATGGGTGTTCGCGAACTTCTTTCTGAGTGGACGGCGTTCCGCCTAAACTGCGTGAAACGAAGCCTGAGCTTTGATTTGGACAAAAAGAACCACCGTCTGCATCTTCTGCTGGGACTTGAAAAAATTTTGGTGGATATTGACAAGGCAATTGCCATTATTCGGAACACCGAGGAGGAGTCCCAGGTAGTTCCCAACTTGATGGAGGGCTTTTCTATCGACATGATTCAGGCGGAGTTTATAGCGGAAATTAAACTGCGCCATTTAAATAAAGAATATATTTTAAAGCGCCTGGCGGATATTAAAGACCTAAAGGCGGAAATCAGCAACATCAGCAAAACCCTTTCCTCCGATTTGGCGGTGAAAAAGCTGATTATAAAAGAACTGACCGAAATTTCGAAAAAATATGGAAAGCCAAGAAAAACGCAGATTATAGCGGAGGACGACATTGAAGAGGTGCAGGAGGAGCACTTTATTGAAGACTATAACCTGAGAATGTATTTAACAGAACAAAACTATTTAAAAAAGGTGTCTTTGGTGTCTCTTAGGGCCAGCAACGCCCACAAGCTGAAAGAAGACGACAAATTTATTTGTGAATATGAGTGCTCGAATTTAGACGAAGCGCTGTTTTTCAGCGACAAGGCCAACGTGTATAAAATGCGCATTTGCGACCTGCCGGACTGCAAGGCCAGCGCTCTAGGCGAATATTTGCCCAACATTTTGGGACTAAGCGACGAGCGGATTTTATACATGGCGGTGACGAAAGACTACAGCGGATTTATGATGTTTGCCTTTCAGAACGGCAAAATTGCAAAGGTGCCGCTGAAAAGCTATGAGACCAAAACCAACCGGAAAAAGCTTGCCAACGCCTTTTATGAAAAGTCCCCTGTGGCAGATATGCGGTTTTTGGCTGGTGACACAGAGCTTGTGGCGTTTTCCAGCATCAACAAGGTGTTGATATTCGACACCGCAAAAATTGCGCCCAAGGCCACCAGAAATTCCCAGGGCGTGCAGGTGCTTACGCCCAATAAGGGCAGCGTGCTGGCAAAAATCTGTACGTTGGACGAGGTGGCATTTAAAGATTTTGAATATTACAGAACGAAAAATATTCCCGCCCGGGGCTCATACTTGAAAGAGGAAGACCTGGCAGGGGAGCAGATTACCTTAATTTAA
- a CDS encoding tRNA threonylcarbamoyladenosine dehydratase, whose amino-acid sequence MDSRFLRNEMLIGEEGLKKLAGASVVVFGVGGVGSSAIEGLARSGVGAITLVDSDSVDITNLNRQLHAVSETVGESKVKAMAERILSINPKAKITQMNLFYLPETADEIDLAGFDYIVDAVDTVSAKIELAVQAQKLSVPIISCMGTGNKLHPELLRVTDIYKTKMCPLCRVMRRELSKRGVSRLKVVYSEEPPLVPSFQPEGGSKRSVPGSMPFVPPAAGFLIASQVVLDILAM is encoded by the coding sequence TTGGACAGCCGGTTTTTAAGAAACGAAATGTTAATTGGAGAAGAGGGGCTTAAGAAGCTTGCCGGTGCGTCGGTCGTTGTGTTCGGCGTTGGCGGCGTAGGCAGCAGCGCGATAGAGGGTCTGGCGCGGAGCGGCGTTGGAGCAATTACGCTTGTGGACAGCGACAGCGTGGACATAACCAATTTAAACCGTCAGCTTCACGCCGTGAGCGAAACGGTGGGGGAGAGCAAGGTAAAGGCCATGGCGGAACGGATTTTGTCCATTAACCCTAAGGCAAAGATTACGCAAATGAACCTGTTTTACCTGCCGGAAACCGCAGACGAAATTGACCTTGCTGGGTTTGACTATATTGTAGACGCGGTAGATACGGTCAGTGCAAAAATAGAACTGGCTGTGCAGGCGCAAAAACTGTCTGTTCCCATCATCAGCTGCATGGGTACGGGGAACAAACTGCACCCGGAGCTTTTGCGCGTGACCGATATTTATAAAACAAAGATGTGCCCCCTGTGCCGCGTGATGAGACGGGAGCTATCAAAGCGGGGCGTTTCACGGCTTAAGGTGGTCTATTCAGAGGAACCCCCTCTTGTTCCCTCTTTCCAGCCGGAGGGCGGGAGTAAGCGGAGCGTTCCGGGCAGCATGCCCTTTGTGCCGCCTGCCGCAGGATTTTTAATCGCGTCACAGGTAGTTTTAGATATATTAGCAATGTAA
- a CDS encoding CdaR family protein, whose product MKNDISTKIVSLLFAIIMWFYIIQVQSPEVEKTVKDVPVLFTQKTELDSRNLMLINDKEYTVDLKVRGQRKYLVDLNKSNLSVLADVSNIEGTGTHTVYTSVVIPYGNVEVMNQDPSIITVTVDEVIEEEKDIYVHTNGEPAEGYKVGSIKTTPAKMKIRGAKSIVGSIDHVSATVDVSGKSEDISSVEHFELIGSTDTVITSTYVTTAQDTVDVHCEILKKKTLNIEPKFEDGLNNDDEWYTLDDNSLKSIEVAGAASVIDSLDKAETQTITRQMIGDDEEVEVELTLPTGVESLDGNKVTLKLKKNTR is encoded by the coding sequence ATGAAAAATGATATTTCAACAAAAATTGTTTCGCTTCTCTTTGCCATCATTATGTGGTTTTATATCATACAGGTACAAAGTCCGGAGGTGGAAAAAACCGTGAAGGACGTGCCGGTTTTGTTCACCCAGAAGACGGAGTTAGACAGCCGGAACCTGATGCTGATTAACGACAAGGAATATACGGTGGATTTAAAGGTGCGCGGGCAAAGAAAATACTTGGTGGACTTAAATAAGTCGAACCTGTCTGTTTTGGCAGATGTGAGCAACATTGAGGGCACGGGCACCCACACGGTTTACACCAGCGTGGTAATTCCCTACGGCAACGTAGAGGTAATGAATCAGGACCCCTCCATCATCACGGTTACAGTAGACGAGGTGATTGAAGAAGAGAAGGATATTTACGTTCACACAAACGGGGAACCAGCGGAAGGCTATAAGGTAGGTTCGATAAAAACCACCCCTGCAAAAATGAAAATCCGCGGCGCAAAATCCATTGTGGGCAGTATAGACCACGTTTCGGCAACGGTGGATGTTTCAGGCAAAAGCGAGGACATTTCAAGTGTGGAGCACTTTGAACTGATTGGCTCGACTGACACGGTGATCACCAGCACATATGTGACGACGGCCCAGGACACCGTTGACGTTCACTGCGAAATTTTGAAGAAGAAAACATTAAACATTGAGCCGAAGTTTGAAGATGGGTTAAACAACGATGACGAGTGGTATACTTTAGACGATAACTCGTTAAAATCCATTGAGGTTGCGGGCGCTGCATCGGTGATTGACAGCTTAGACAAGGCAGAAACCCAAACCATTACCCGGCAGATGATCGGCGACGACGAAGAGGTGGAAGTGGAGCTTACCCTACCCACTGGCGTAGAATCGTTAGACGGAAACAAGGTTACGCTGAAGCTGAAAAAGAACACTCGATAG